One part of the Clostridium thermosuccinogenes genome encodes these proteins:
- a CDS encoding SDR family NAD(P)-dependent oxidoreductase: MNFRDKVCVVTGGALGIGRCLTREFAKAGSKVAFIDMNKEAGEENLEFIKQKGGEALFYCGDVAREEDLINFKDEVINRFGRVDYLINNAGLSRRGILSSCSYDDFNYVLKVGITAPYYLTKLFLPHFSRGGSVVNISSTRAMMSQADTESYTAAKGGVSALTHALAVSLAGRVRVNSVSPGWIDTGAYHDENYHPAYTEADTAQHPSGRVGEPMDIARVVMFLCDEENSFITGENITVDGGMTKLMIYSGDEGWEYKVTKRT; this comes from the coding sequence ATGAATTTCAGAGACAAAGTATGTGTTGTGACAGGTGGAGCGCTCGGCATCGGCCGATGCCTTACAAGAGAATTTGCAAAAGCTGGGTCAAAGGTGGCTTTTATCGATATGAATAAGGAGGCTGGAGAGGAGAATCTCGAGTTTATAAAACAAAAGGGAGGAGAAGCTCTTTTCTATTGTGGAGATGTTGCACGGGAAGAAGATTTGATTAATTTTAAAGATGAAGTAATCAACCGTTTCGGGAGGGTTGATTATCTCATTAACAATGCCGGGTTGAGCCGGAGGGGCATTCTGTCATCCTGCAGCTATGACGACTTCAACTATGTATTGAAGGTGGGAATCACTGCTCCCTACTACCTCACAAAGCTATTTCTTCCACATTTCAGCCGGGGAGGCTCCGTCGTGAATATTTCCTCCACCCGGGCCATGATGTCCCAGGCTGATACCGAAAGCTACACTGCGGCAAAGGGAGGAGTTTCGGCCTTGACTCATGCCCTGGCAGTAAGCCTTGCCGGGAGAGTCAGGGTTAATTCGGTTTCTCCCGGGTGGATTGATACCGGAGCTTATCATGATGAAAACTATCACCCTGCCTATACGGAGGCTGATACCGCCCAGCATCCGTCGGGCAGAGTGGGAGAGCCGATGGATATAGCCCGGGTAGTTATGTTCCTATGTGATGAGGAAAACAGCTTCATCACAGGGGAAAACATCACGGTGGATGGAGGTATGACCAAATTGATGATTTACAGCGGGGATGAAGGTTGGGAATACAAGGTGACTAAACGCACATAA
- a CDS encoding alpha-L-fucosidase, translated as MIAKLKPTPRQLEYQDWEFGLFVHFGIRTFYEGHRDWDGKEMDAAAFNPTQLDCEQWISTAKEAGMKYAVLVAKHHDGFANWPSKYTDFSVAASPWKEGKGDVVREFVDACRKYDMKVGLYYSPADASTNKIKRTDKEYDDYFISQISELLTGYGEIDILWFDGCGSENHQYDWKRIIGEIRRMQPNILIFNMGDPDFRWVGNEAGIAPYPCWNVVDSVPFSIQTDRLDRFDDRGYMWLPAECDCMMREHNWFYSDSDEQDVKSLDRLMGMYYYSVGRGANLLLNIGPDRRGLLPDKDRQRLIEFGNEIRRRFSNPLASTSDFAKDGLKWSYNCTKPVLFDHMVIKEDLREGENVRRFRIVVVPYPYGQEITIYEGMNIGHKAICSFPPIKAGKVMLEITEADEEPTISSIELYYAGGKC; from the coding sequence ATGATTGCAAAGCTAAAACCTACCCCCCGTCAGCTGGAATATCAGGACTGGGAATTTGGACTTTTTGTGCATTTTGGCATCAGGACTTTTTATGAGGGCCACAGGGACTGGGACGGCAAGGAGATGGATGCGGCCGCATTCAATCCTACCCAGTTGGATTGTGAACAGTGGATAAGTACGGCCAAGGAAGCGGGGATGAAATATGCCGTTCTTGTGGCAAAACATCATGATGGTTTCGCCAACTGGCCTTCAAAATACACGGATTTTTCCGTGGCAGCGTCTCCCTGGAAGGAAGGAAAAGGGGATGTCGTAAGGGAATTTGTCGACGCATGCCGCAAATATGATATGAAGGTTGGCCTATACTACTCTCCTGCCGACGCATCCACCAACAAAATCAAGAGAACGGATAAAGAATATGACGATTACTTTATTTCCCAGATAAGCGAATTGCTTACGGGATATGGGGAAATAGACATACTGTGGTTTGACGGCTGCGGTTCCGAAAACCATCAGTATGACTGGAAACGCATAATAGGGGAAATAAGAAGAATGCAGCCGAACATCCTCATATTCAACATGGGAGATCCGGATTTCCGCTGGGTAGGAAATGAAGCTGGAATTGCGCCATACCCCTGCTGGAACGTGGTGGATTCGGTGCCCTTCTCCATTCAGACAGACAGGCTGGACCGCTTTGACGATAGAGGTTATATGTGGCTCCCTGCCGAATGCGACTGCATGATGAGGGAGCACAACTGGTTTTACAGCGATAGCGATGAGCAGGACGTAAAAAGTCTTGATCGTTTGATGGGGATGTACTACTATTCAGTGGGAAGAGGGGCAAATCTGCTGCTCAACATCGGGCCGGACCGGAGAGGACTTCTTCCTGACAAGGACAGGCAGAGGCTTATAGAATTCGGAAACGAGATTAGAAGGCGTTTTTCCAACCCGCTGGCTTCCACATCCGATTTTGCAAAAGACGGTCTGAAATGGTCATATAACTGTACCAAGCCTGTATTATTTGATCATATGGTTATAAAAGAGGATCTGAGAGAAGGGGAAAATGTCCGGAGATTTCGAATTGTTGTTGTACCCTATCCCTATGGGCAGGAGATTACAATTTATGAAGGTATGAACATAGGACATAAGGCCATATGCAGTTTCCCTCCAATAAAAGCCGGAAAGGTTATGCTGGAAATAACCGAAGCGGACGAGGAACCAACCATATCAAGCATTGAGCTGTACTATGCCGGTGGAAAATGCTAA
- a CDS encoding glutamine synthetase III: MANNETKVIDIFGISVFNDAVMRERLPKAAYKSLKKTIDNGLPLDENIAEVVANAMKDWAIEKGATHFTHWFQPLTGITAEKHDSFISPTHDGKVIMEFSGKDLIKGEPDASSFPSGGLRATFEARGYTAWDCTSPAFIKDGTLYIPTAFCSYTGEVLDKKTPLLRSMEALSKQAIRVLRLFGNTTATKVTTTVGPEQEYFLVDKDLYTKRKDLIMTGRTLFGAKPPKGQELEDHYFGSLKERISEYMKELDRELWKLGISAKTKHNEVAPAQHELAPIFSTSNIATDHNQLTMELMKKVALRHNLACLLHEKPFAGVNGSGKHNNWSMSTDDGQNLLDPGSTPCENAQFLVFLCAVIKAVDEYADLLRLSVASAGNDHRLGANEAPPAIVSIFLGDQLTDILLQLENGKAEGKEVYETLEIGVTSLPKLPKDATDRNRTSPFAFTGNKFEFRMVGSSASIADPNYVLNTIVADVLMRFADRLEKAEDFHAELKALLSEVVKTHKRIIFNGNNYSEEWVAEAEKRGLYNLKSTVDCIPMFIKEKNVELFTRHGVLSKTEIESRYAIMLENYIKTINIEALTMLSMAKTEILPAAFRYCKDLSDTVNSIKATGCPVDVSAQVSALTEISGVINSFSSNISALEKAVEEACAEHDAYKEAVAYKNLVIPAMEALRADADLLEAIVPKDLWPFPTYSELLFNV; encoded by the coding sequence ATGGCAAACAATGAAACGAAAGTCATCGACATTTTCGGAATATCGGTATTCAATGATGCGGTTATGCGCGAAAGACTCCCCAAGGCAGCCTACAAATCCCTTAAAAAGACGATAGATAATGGGCTGCCCCTGGACGAAAACATTGCGGAAGTTGTGGCAAACGCTATGAAGGACTGGGCAATTGAAAAAGGCGCCACCCACTTCACCCACTGGTTCCAGCCTCTTACTGGAATTACCGCGGAAAAGCATGACAGTTTCATATCTCCCACCCATGACGGCAAAGTCATAATGGAATTCAGCGGCAAGGATCTCATCAAAGGCGAGCCTGATGCCTCAAGCTTTCCTTCCGGCGGATTGCGGGCCACATTTGAAGCCCGGGGATATACTGCTTGGGACTGTACTTCCCCGGCATTCATAAAGGACGGGACATTGTACATTCCTACAGCCTTCTGTTCTTATACGGGAGAAGTTCTGGACAAGAAAACACCCCTTCTCCGCTCCATGGAAGCCCTGTCCAAGCAGGCAATAAGAGTGCTCCGTCTGTTTGGAAACACGACGGCCACAAAGGTAACCACCACCGTCGGCCCAGAGCAGGAATATTTCCTGGTGGATAAAGATTTATATACCAAGCGCAAGGACTTGATCATGACCGGAAGGACCCTGTTTGGAGCAAAGCCTCCCAAAGGTCAGGAGCTGGAAGACCACTATTTTGGAAGCTTAAAGGAACGGATTTCCGAATATATGAAGGAATTGGACAGAGAACTGTGGAAACTGGGCATATCAGCAAAAACCAAGCATAATGAGGTTGCACCTGCGCAGCATGAGCTGGCTCCCATTTTCAGCACTTCAAACATAGCTACAGACCATAACCAGCTCACCATGGAGCTTATGAAAAAAGTAGCCCTTCGGCACAACCTCGCCTGCCTTCTGCATGAAAAACCCTTTGCCGGGGTAAACGGTTCAGGCAAACACAACAACTGGTCCATGTCTACGGATGACGGGCAGAACCTTCTGGACCCGGGCAGCACACCCTGTGAAAACGCACAGTTCCTGGTATTCCTATGCGCTGTTATAAAAGCTGTGGATGAGTATGCAGATCTTCTGCGTCTTTCCGTTGCCAGCGCCGGAAATGACCACCGCTTGGGTGCCAACGAAGCGCCTCCGGCAATAGTTTCCATATTCCTGGGCGACCAGCTTACAGATATATTGTTACAGCTTGAAAACGGCAAGGCTGAAGGGAAAGAAGTTTACGAGACCTTGGAAATAGGTGTAACCAGCCTGCCTAAGCTCCCCAAGGATGCCACCGACAGAAACAGAACCTCACCCTTTGCCTTTACAGGAAACAAGTTCGAATTCCGCATGGTGGGTTCCTCAGCTTCCATTGCCGACCCCAACTATGTTCTTAACACAATTGTTGCCGACGTGCTCATGAGATTTGCCGACCGCCTGGAAAAGGCTGAAGATTTCCATGCAGAATTAAAAGCCCTCCTGTCGGAAGTGGTAAAAACACATAAACGCATTATTTTCAATGGCAACAACTATTCTGAGGAATGGGTTGCCGAAGCTGAAAAGAGGGGCCTTTACAACTTGAAATCCACTGTCGATTGCATCCCGATGTTTATAAAGGAAAAGAATGTGGAGCTCTTTACAAGACATGGAGTATTGTCGAAAACCGAAATTGAATCCAGATATGCGATAATGCTGGAAAACTACATCAAAACTATCAACATAGAAGCTTTAACCATGTTGTCCATGGCAAAAACCGAAATACTGCCTGCAGCCTTCCGGTACTGCAAGGATTTGTCCGACACTGTAAACTCTATAAAAGCAACAGGATGTCCGGTTGATGTTTCTGCTCAGGTGTCAGCCCTCACCGAAATATCCGGAGTTATCAACTCTTTCAGCAGCAACATTTCTGCTCTGGAAAAAGCTGTGGAAGAAGCTTGCGCAGAACATGACGCCTATAAGGAAGCGGTGGCATACAAAAACCTTGTAATCCCTGCGATGGAAGCTCTGCGTGCGGACGCCGACCTGCTGGAAGCCATCGTTCCGAAAGACTTGTGGCCATTCCCGACTTACTCGGAGCTCCTGTTTAACGTATAA
- the aspS gene encoding aspartate--tRNA(Asn) ligase, translating into MLTLDGLKLKKCITIDELKASVGQRVAFSACVHKIRYMSGFAFVILRTGRYLIQSVHDEKICTSDISALKEGCYINITGQVKEDKRANYQLEIILESFDILSLPEADYPLHVSNKHLGCSIETNLEYRSVALRNPYERAAFKISEGVVSGFREFMLKEGFTEIHSPKIVAAGAEGGANIFTLKYFDKNAFLAQSPQFYKQTCVAFFDRVFEIGPVYRAERHNTTRHLNEYIGLDFEMGFIDDMTDVMNMETAMLKHILQHLREHYKNELEITGAVLPEIDSIPVLTFFEALEAIGSPRKYDLEPEDEVKLCNYAKEKFGSEFIFITHFPAAKRPFYAMNDPENDKLALSFDLLFRGLEITTGGQRIHNYKEQVAKMQKMGLNPDDFRTYLDIFKYGMPPHGGLGIGLERLVMKLLDLQNIRQASLFPRDLTHLDP; encoded by the coding sequence ATGTTGACTCTGGATGGTCTCAAATTAAAAAAATGCATAACCATTGATGAGTTGAAAGCTTCAGTGGGACAAAGGGTTGCATTTTCCGCCTGCGTTCATAAAATCAGATACATGAGCGGTTTTGCCTTTGTGATCCTCCGAACCGGCAGATACCTCATTCAGTCGGTTCATGATGAAAAGATCTGCACCAGTGATATTTCCGCGCTTAAAGAGGGATGTTATATAAATATTACCGGCCAGGTGAAAGAGGATAAAAGAGCAAATTACCAACTGGAAATCATCCTGGAAAGCTTTGATATATTATCGCTTCCTGAAGCCGATTACCCTCTTCACGTATCTAATAAACATCTCGGCTGCTCCATTGAGACCAACCTCGAATACAGAAGCGTAGCCTTGAGAAACCCTTATGAAAGAGCGGCATTCAAAATTTCGGAAGGAGTTGTGTCAGGCTTCCGTGAATTTATGCTTAAAGAAGGGTTTACAGAAATTCACTCCCCCAAGATCGTGGCAGCAGGAGCTGAAGGCGGGGCGAACATTTTTACCTTGAAGTACTTCGACAAAAATGCCTTTTTGGCTCAAAGTCCTCAATTTTATAAGCAAACCTGCGTTGCCTTTTTTGACAGAGTGTTTGAAATAGGACCGGTTTATAGGGCGGAAAGGCATAATACCACGAGGCATTTGAATGAATATATCGGCCTGGACTTTGAAATGGGCTTCATAGATGACATGACGGATGTTATGAACATGGAAACAGCTATGCTCAAGCACATTCTCCAGCATTTAAGGGAGCATTATAAAAATGAGCTGGAAATAACAGGTGCTGTGCTTCCGGAGATAGATTCAATACCGGTATTAACCTTTTTTGAGGCTTTAGAAGCCATAGGCAGCCCCAGAAAATACGATCTGGAGCCGGAGGATGAAGTGAAGCTGTGCAATTATGCAAAAGAAAAGTTTGGCAGCGAGTTCATATTCATCACCCACTTTCCGGCAGCAAAACGGCCATTTTACGCAATGAATGATCCCGAAAACGACAAGCTGGCCCTAAGCTTCGACCTGTTGTTCCGAGGGCTTGAAATCACCACCGGAGGCCAGCGCATCCATAATTATAAGGAGCAGGTAGCAAAAATGCAGAAAATGGGGTTGAATCCTGATGATTTCAGGACATACCTTGATATATTCAAGTATGGCATGCCTCCCCACGGAGGCTTGGGTATCGGTCTTGAACGCCTGGTGATGAAGCTTCTGGATCTCCAGAATATCCGACAGGCAAGCCTGTTCCCCAGGGATTTGACCCATCTGGACCCATAA
- the gatB gene encoding Asp-tRNA(Asn)/Glu-tRNA(Gln) amidotransferase subunit GatB, whose protein sequence is MRYIPVIGLEIHAELSTSSKVFCTCSAQFGGEQNTRCCPRCAGLPGTLPVLNKKAVEYAVKAGLSLDCAINMYNSFDRKNYFYPDLPKAYQITQFDKPVCINGGVDIGGKIIRINRIHLEEDAGKLIHDDFEGISLADFNRCGVPLIEIVTEPDISSAEEARAFVEAVSLRLRYAGVCDCKMEEGSLRVDVNISIMPEGSAQLGTRAEIKNLNSLKSIVRAIEYEISRQSEILDSGGKVVQETRRFNDNRGTTNALRSKEEAHDYRYFPEPDIPAVIFTEEDIKNIKASLPKMPQKRFEEYTKDFGLSEDDARLIISDKALSDFYDNAVAEYPNYKGIANFILVELLHQLNKNEASIDSLAFSPSEIAQLVRLSDESKISKNAAKDILRIMFEKGGKPEVIAKENGFLMDTNVDAVIAAIKEVMDQNQKAVDEYKAGSEKVFGFLMGQVTRKLGKGSNPKIIREELTKALKGG, encoded by the coding sequence ATGAGATATATTCCAGTTATAGGTCTGGAAATCCATGCCGAATTGTCTACCTCCTCAAAGGTTTTCTGCACATGCTCCGCCCAGTTCGGAGGTGAGCAAAACACCCGCTGCTGTCCACGATGTGCGGGACTCCCGGGGACGCTGCCGGTTTTAAATAAAAAGGCTGTGGAATATGCAGTAAAAGCAGGGCTGTCCCTGGATTGCGCTATAAACATGTACAACAGCTTCGACCGCAAAAACTATTTTTACCCCGATTTACCGAAGGCTTACCAGATAACTCAGTTTGACAAGCCGGTATGCATCAACGGAGGCGTTGATATCGGTGGAAAGATAATACGCATTAACCGCATCCACCTGGAAGAGGATGCAGGAAAACTCATTCACGACGATTTTGAAGGCATATCCCTGGCCGATTTTAATCGCTGCGGGGTTCCTCTGATAGAAATTGTTACGGAGCCGGATATTTCTTCCGCCGAAGAAGCCAGAGCCTTTGTGGAAGCTGTTTCTTTGAGGCTCAGATATGCAGGCGTGTGCGACTGCAAGATGGAAGAAGGGTCTCTGAGGGTGGATGTCAATATCTCAATTATGCCGGAAGGCTCTGCCCAGTTAGGCACGAGGGCAGAAATTAAAAACCTGAACTCACTGAAATCCATAGTTAGGGCGATAGAATACGAAATAAGCCGTCAGAGCGAGATTTTGGACAGCGGGGGAAAGGTCGTACAGGAAACGAGGCGCTTCAATGACAACCGTGGCACCACCAATGCCCTGCGTTCCAAGGAAGAAGCCCATGATTACCGCTACTTCCCCGAGCCTGACATACCAGCCGTCATCTTCACGGAAGAAGACATAAAAAATATAAAGGCCTCTCTGCCAAAGATGCCGCAAAAAAGATTTGAGGAGTACACAAAGGATTTTGGTCTTTCGGAAGACGATGCAAGGCTTATAATAAGTGATAAAGCGCTGTCGGATTTTTATGACAATGCAGTGGCGGAATACCCGAACTACAAGGGCATAGCTAATTTTATACTGGTGGAGCTTTTGCACCAGTTGAATAAAAACGAAGCATCTATAGATTCTCTTGCGTTTTCTCCTTCGGAAATAGCCCAGTTGGTCAGGCTTTCCGATGAAAGCAAGATCAGCAAAAATGCAGCGAAGGACATTCTGCGCATAATGTTTGAAAAAGGCGGCAAGCCTGAAGTTATCGCAAAAGAGAACGGCTTTTTGATGGATACGAATGTCGATGCCGTAATAGCTGCTATAAAAGAAGTTATGGATCAGAATCAAAAAGCCGTGGACGAATACAAAGCCGGCAGTGAAAAAGTGTTTGGCTTCCTTATGGGACAGGTTACAAGAAAGTTGGGCAAAGGCTCCAACCCCAAAATAATCAGGGAAGAACTCACTAAAGCATTGAAAGGAGGGTAA
- the gatA gene encoding Asp-tRNA(Asn)/Glu-tRNA(Gln) amidotransferase subunit GatA has protein sequence MEIHKHNLRSLRSMLDKREISAVELVELYIKRIKEVDHKTNSYITICEEEALLQAKEAQKLIDSGSSGSLTGIPVSLKDNICTKDIKTTCASKMLEDFYPPYDATVVKKLKACGAVLLGKTNMDEFAMGGSSQTSYFGGVKNPYDLSRVPGGSSGGAAVSVAAGLAPVSLGSDTGGSIRQPASFCGVTGLKPTYGTVSRYGLIAFASSLDQIGPIAKSAEDCGIILDSIAGYDSDDPTTAHRGAPGSCSKIGMPLNNLKIGIPKEFFGDGINEEVKAAVFAAVKEYEKMGCQVLEVSFPSLKYAIAAYYLISSAEASSNLSRYDGIKFGYRSKNGESYEELIKNTRAEGFGDEVKRRILLGTYALSSGYYDDYYKKAAYVRQKIKEDYNRIFNTCDVIITPTAPTTAYMIGEQESNPVKMYLADICTVTVNIAGLPAISTTCGYDGKGMPIGMSIVGRPFDESTIIGVADAFERNFERQEVSI, from the coding sequence ATGGAAATACATAAACATAATCTGCGTTCCTTAAGGAGTATGCTTGACAAGAGGGAAATATCTGCCGTTGAGCTTGTTGAGCTTTATATAAAGAGAATAAAAGAAGTGGATCACAAAACCAACAGCTATATCACTATCTGTGAAGAGGAGGCTCTTTTGCAGGCAAAAGAAGCCCAGAAGCTTATAGATTCCGGTTCTTCCGGTAGCCTTACGGGAATTCCCGTGAGCCTGAAAGACAATATCTGCACAAAGGATATAAAGACCACCTGTGCCTCAAAAATGCTTGAGGATTTTTATCCGCCCTATGACGCAACCGTGGTAAAAAAACTCAAAGCCTGTGGGGCTGTGTTGTTGGGAAAAACCAATATGGATGAGTTCGCTATGGGAGGTTCCTCCCAGACTTCGTATTTCGGAGGCGTGAAAAATCCTTATGATTTAAGCCGTGTTCCGGGAGGCTCTTCCGGAGGTGCAGCTGTATCGGTGGCTGCAGGACTGGCACCTGTCTCCCTGGGTTCGGATACCGGTGGTTCCATAAGGCAGCCGGCTTCCTTTTGCGGTGTGACCGGACTCAAACCGACATACGGGACTGTTTCCCGTTATGGTCTCATAGCCTTTGCATCATCCTTGGACCAGATCGGACCGATTGCAAAAAGTGCAGAGGATTGTGGAATAATACTGGACAGCATTGCCGGATATGATTCCGACGATCCTACAACAGCACATCGGGGTGCACCAGGCAGCTGCAGCAAAATCGGGATGCCGCTTAACAATTTAAAAATAGGAATTCCAAAGGAATTTTTCGGAGATGGAATAAACGAAGAGGTAAAAGCAGCGGTTTTTGCAGCTGTCAAAGAATACGAAAAAATGGGCTGCCAGGTGTTGGAGGTGTCCTTTCCAAGCCTTAAATATGCCATTGCCGCCTACTACTTGATTTCATCGGCAGAGGCATCCTCCAACCTGTCCAGGTATGATGGAATAAAATTCGGTTACAGGAGCAAAAACGGCGAATCCTATGAGGAACTTATAAAAAACACCCGGGCGGAAGGCTTCGGAGATGAGGTTAAACGCAGGATACTCCTGGGTACCTATGCCCTCTCCAGCGGATATTATGACGATTATTATAAAAAAGCTGCCTATGTTCGGCAGAAAATTAAGGAGGATTACAACAGGATATTTAATACCTGCGACGTGATAATCACTCCTACCGCACCAACCACGGCATATATGATCGGTGAGCAGGAAAGCAACCCGGTTAAGATGTATCTTGCGGATATATGCACTGTTACCGTAAATATCGCAGGTCTTCCGGCTATATCGACCACCTGCGGGTATGATGGAAAAGGCATGCCGATAGGTATGTCCATAGTAGGGCGTCCCTTTGATGAATCAACTATAATAGGCGTCGCCGATGCTTTTGAGAGAAATTTTGAAAGGCAGGAGGTGTCAATATGA
- the gatC gene encoding Asp-tRNA(Asn)/Glu-tRNA(Gln) amidotransferase subunit GatC, which yields MADVRLISHLAELCKINMTERELEIKAEEMNSIINLMDSIREVNIDNNNLNSNNGTYYENLREDIIEKSFDRDEMLKNSKGVREGCFSVPKVVE from the coding sequence ATGGCTGATGTTCGGCTTATAAGCCATCTGGCAGAGCTTTGTAAAATCAATATGACGGAAAGAGAGCTGGAAATCAAAGCTGAAGAAATGAACAGCATCATTAATCTAATGGACAGTATCAGGGAAGTCAATATAGATAATAATAATTTAAATTCGAATAATGGCACCTATTACGAAAATCTTAGGGAAGATATCATTGAAAAGTCCTTTGATCGGGATGAAATGTTAAAAAATTCAAAAGGTGTCAGGGAAGGCTGCTTTTCTGTACCAAAGGTGGTGGAATAG